A window of the Capricornis sumatraensis isolate serow.1 chromosome 9, serow.2, whole genome shotgun sequence genome harbors these coding sequences:
- the NR2F1 gene encoding COUP transcription factor 1 isoform X2 produces the protein MAMVVSSWRDPQDDVAGGNPGGPNPAAQQQQQAGSGAPHTPQTPGQPGAPATPGTAGDKGQGPPGSGQSQQHIECVVCGDKSSGKHYGQFTCEGCKSFFKRSVRRNLTYTCRANRNCPIDQHHRNQCQYCRLKKCLKVGMRREAVQRGRMPPTQPNPGQYALTNGDPLNGHCYLSGYISLLLRAEPYPTSRYGSQCMQPNNIMGIENICELAARLLFSAVEWARNIPFFPDLQITDQVSLLRLTWSELFVLNAAQCSMPLHVAPLLAAAGLHASPMSADRVVAFMDHIRIFQEQVEKLKALHVDSAEYSCLKAIVLFTSDACGLSDAAHIESLQEKSQCALEEYVRSQYPNQPSRFGKLLLRLPSLRTVSSSVIEQLFFVRLVGKTPIETLIRDMLLSGSSFNWPYMSIQCS, from the exons ATGGCAATGGTAGTTAGCAGCTGGCGAGATCCGCAGGACGACGTGGCCGGGGGCAACCCCGGCGGCCCCAACCCCGCAGCGCAG cagcagcagcaggcgggCTCGGGCGCGCCGCACACGCCGCAGACCCCGGGCCAGCCCGGAGCGCCCGCCACCCCCGGCACGGCAGGGGACAAGGGCCAGGGCCCGCCCGGCTCGGGCCAGAGCCAGCAGCACATCGAGTGCGTGGTGTGCGGGGACAAGTCGAGCGGCAAGCACTACGGCCAATTCACCTGCGAGGGCTGCAAAAGTTTCTTCAAGAGGAGCGTCCGCAGGAACTTAACTTACACATGCCGTGCCAACAGGAACTGTCCCATCGACCAGCACCACCGCAACCAGTGCCAATACTGCCGCCTCAAGAAGTGCCTCAAAGTGGGCATGAGGCGGGAAG CGGTTCAGCGAGGAAGAATGCCTCCCACTCAACCCAATCCAGGCCAGTACGCACTCACCAACGGGGACCCCCTCAACGGCCACTGCTACCTGTCCGGCTACATCTCGCTGCTGCTGCGCGCGGAGCCCTACCCCACGTCGCGTTACGGCAGCCAGTGCATGCAGCCCAACAACATCATGGGCATCGAGAACATCTGCGAGCTGGCCGCGCGCCTGCTCTTCAGCGCCGTCGAGTGGGCCCGCAACATCCCCTTCTTCCCGGACCTGCAGATCACCGACCAGGTGTCCCTGCTCCGCCTGACCTGGAGCGAGCTGTTCGTCCTCAACGCAGCCCAGTGCTCCATGCCGCTGCACGTGGCGCCGCTGCTGGCCGCCGCCGGCCTGCACGCCTCGCCCATGTCCGCCGACCGCGTCGTGGCCTTCATGGACCACATCCGCATCTTCCAGGAGCAGGTGGAGAAGCTCAAGGCGCTGCACGTCGACTCGGCCGAGTACAGCTGCCTCAAAGCCATCGTGCTGTTCACGTCAG ATGCCTGTGGCCTGTCGGATGCGGCCCACATCGAAAGCCTCCAAGAGAAGTCGCAGTGCGCGCTGGAGGAATACGTGAGGAGCCAGTACCCTAACCAGCCCAGCCGCTTCGGCAaactgctgctgcggctgcccTCGCTGCGCACCGTGTCGTCCTCGGTCATCGAGCAACTCTTCTTCGTCCGTTTGGTAGGTAAAACCCCCATCGAAACTCTCATCCGCGACATGTTACTATCCGGGAGCAGCTTCAACTGGCCTTACATGTCCATCCAGTGCTCCTAG
- the NR2F1 gene encoding COUP transcription factor 1 isoform X3, with translation MAMVVSSWRDPQDDVAGGNPGGPNPAAQTPGQPGAPATPGTAGDKGQGPPGSGQSQQHIECVVCGDKSSGKHYGQFTCEGCKSFFKRSVRRNLTYTCRANRNCPIDQHHRNQCQYCRLKKCLKVGMRREAVQRGRMPPTQPNPGQYALTNGDPLNGHCYLSGYISLLLRAEPYPTSRYGSQCMQPNNIMGIENICELAARLLFSAVEWARNIPFFPDLQITDQVSLLRLTWSELFVLNAAQCSMPLHVAPLLAAAGLHASPMSADRVVAFMDHIRIFQEQVEKLKALHVDSAEYSCLKAIVLFTSDACGLSDAAHIESLQEKSQCALEEYVRSQYPNQPSRFGKLLLRLPSLRTVSSSVIEQLFFVRLVGKTPIETLIRDMLLSGSSFNWPYMSIQCS, from the exons ATGGCAATGGTAGTTAGCAGCTGGCGAGATCCGCAGGACGACGTGGCCGGGGGCAACCCCGGCGGCCCCAACCCCGCAGCGCAG ACCCCGGGCCAGCCCGGAGCGCCCGCCACCCCCGGCACGGCAGGGGACAAGGGCCAGGGCCCGCCCGGCTCGGGCCAGAGCCAGCAGCACATCGAGTGCGTGGTGTGCGGGGACAAGTCGAGCGGCAAGCACTACGGCCAATTCACCTGCGAGGGCTGCAAAAGTTTCTTCAAGAGGAGCGTCCGCAGGAACTTAACTTACACATGCCGTGCCAACAGGAACTGTCCCATCGACCAGCACCACCGCAACCAGTGCCAATACTGCCGCCTCAAGAAGTGCCTCAAAGTGGGCATGAGGCGGGAAG CGGTTCAGCGAGGAAGAATGCCTCCCACTCAACCCAATCCAGGCCAGTACGCACTCACCAACGGGGACCCCCTCAACGGCCACTGCTACCTGTCCGGCTACATCTCGCTGCTGCTGCGCGCGGAGCCCTACCCCACGTCGCGTTACGGCAGCCAGTGCATGCAGCCCAACAACATCATGGGCATCGAGAACATCTGCGAGCTGGCCGCGCGCCTGCTCTTCAGCGCCGTCGAGTGGGCCCGCAACATCCCCTTCTTCCCGGACCTGCAGATCACCGACCAGGTGTCCCTGCTCCGCCTGACCTGGAGCGAGCTGTTCGTCCTCAACGCAGCCCAGTGCTCCATGCCGCTGCACGTGGCGCCGCTGCTGGCCGCCGCCGGCCTGCACGCCTCGCCCATGTCCGCCGACCGCGTCGTGGCCTTCATGGACCACATCCGCATCTTCCAGGAGCAGGTGGAGAAGCTCAAGGCGCTGCACGTCGACTCGGCCGAGTACAGCTGCCTCAAAGCCATCGTGCTGTTCACGTCAG ATGCCTGTGGCCTGTCGGATGCGGCCCACATCGAAAGCCTCCAAGAGAAGTCGCAGTGCGCGCTGGAGGAATACGTGAGGAGCCAGTACCCTAACCAGCCCAGCCGCTTCGGCAaactgctgctgcggctgcccTCGCTGCGCACCGTGTCGTCCTCGGTCATCGAGCAACTCTTCTTCGTCCGTTTGGTAGGTAAAACCCCCATCGAAACTCTCATCCGCGACATGTTACTATCCGGGAGCAGCTTCAACTGGCCTTACATGTCCATCCAGTGCTCCTAG
- the NR2F1 gene encoding COUP transcription factor 1 isoform X5 produces the protein MAMVVSSWRDPQDDVAGGNPGGPNPAAQSQQHIECVVCGDKSSGKHYGQFTCEGCKSFFKRSVRRNLTYTCRANRNCPIDQHHRNQCQYCRLKKCLKVGMRREAVQRGRMPPTQPNPGQYALTNGDPLNGHCYLSGYISLLLRAEPYPTSRYGSQCMQPNNIMGIENICELAARLLFSAVEWARNIPFFPDLQITDQVSLLRLTWSELFVLNAAQCSMPLHVAPLLAAAGLHASPMSADRVVAFMDHIRIFQEQVEKLKALHVDSAEYSCLKAIVLFTSDACGLSDAAHIESLQEKSQCALEEYVRSQYPNQPSRFGKLLLRLPSLRTVSSSVIEQLFFVRLVGKTPIETLIRDMLLSGSSFNWPYMSIQCS, from the exons ATGGCAATGGTAGTTAGCAGCTGGCGAGATCCGCAGGACGACGTGGCCGGGGGCAACCCCGGCGGCCCCAACCCCGCAGCGCAG AGCCAGCAGCACATCGAGTGCGTGGTGTGCGGGGACAAGTCGAGCGGCAAGCACTACGGCCAATTCACCTGCGAGGGCTGCAAAAGTTTCTTCAAGAGGAGCGTCCGCAGGAACTTAACTTACACATGCCGTGCCAACAGGAACTGTCCCATCGACCAGCACCACCGCAACCAGTGCCAATACTGCCGCCTCAAGAAGTGCCTCAAAGTGGGCATGAGGCGGGAAG CGGTTCAGCGAGGAAGAATGCCTCCCACTCAACCCAATCCAGGCCAGTACGCACTCACCAACGGGGACCCCCTCAACGGCCACTGCTACCTGTCCGGCTACATCTCGCTGCTGCTGCGCGCGGAGCCCTACCCCACGTCGCGTTACGGCAGCCAGTGCATGCAGCCCAACAACATCATGGGCATCGAGAACATCTGCGAGCTGGCCGCGCGCCTGCTCTTCAGCGCCGTCGAGTGGGCCCGCAACATCCCCTTCTTCCCGGACCTGCAGATCACCGACCAGGTGTCCCTGCTCCGCCTGACCTGGAGCGAGCTGTTCGTCCTCAACGCAGCCCAGTGCTCCATGCCGCTGCACGTGGCGCCGCTGCTGGCCGCCGCCGGCCTGCACGCCTCGCCCATGTCCGCCGACCGCGTCGTGGCCTTCATGGACCACATCCGCATCTTCCAGGAGCAGGTGGAGAAGCTCAAGGCGCTGCACGTCGACTCGGCCGAGTACAGCTGCCTCAAAGCCATCGTGCTGTTCACGTCAG ATGCCTGTGGCCTGTCGGATGCGGCCCACATCGAAAGCCTCCAAGAGAAGTCGCAGTGCGCGCTGGAGGAATACGTGAGGAGCCAGTACCCTAACCAGCCCAGCCGCTTCGGCAaactgctgctgcggctgcccTCGCTGCGCACCGTGTCGTCCTCGGTCATCGAGCAACTCTTCTTCGTCCGTTTGGTAGGTAAAACCCCCATCGAAACTCTCATCCGCGACATGTTACTATCCGGGAGCAGCTTCAACTGGCCTTACATGTCCATCCAGTGCTCCTAG
- the NR2F1 gene encoding COUP transcription factor 1 isoform X1 — MAMVVSSWRDPQDDVAGGNPGGPNPAAQAARGGGGGAGEQQQQQAGSGAPHTPQTPGQPGAPATPGTAGDKGQGPPGSGQSQQHIECVVCGDKSSGKHYGQFTCEGCKSFFKRSVRRNLTYTCRANRNCPIDQHHRNQCQYCRLKKCLKVGMRREAVQRGRMPPTQPNPGQYALTNGDPLNGHCYLSGYISLLLRAEPYPTSRYGSQCMQPNNIMGIENICELAARLLFSAVEWARNIPFFPDLQITDQVSLLRLTWSELFVLNAAQCSMPLHVAPLLAAAGLHASPMSADRVVAFMDHIRIFQEQVEKLKALHVDSAEYSCLKAIVLFTSDACGLSDAAHIESLQEKSQCALEEYVRSQYPNQPSRFGKLLLRLPSLRTVSSSVIEQLFFVRLVGKTPIETLIRDMLLSGSSFNWPYMSIQCS; from the exons ATGGCAATGGTAGTTAGCAGCTGGCGAGATCCGCAGGACGACGTGGCCGGGGGCAACCCCGGCGGCCCCAACCCCGCAGCGCAGGcggcccgcggcggcggcggcggcgccggcgagcagcagcagcagcaggcgggCTCGGGCGCGCCGCACACGCCGCAGACCCCGGGCCAGCCCGGAGCGCCCGCCACCCCCGGCACGGCAGGGGACAAGGGCCAGGGCCCGCCCGGCTCGGGCCAGAGCCAGCAGCACATCGAGTGCGTGGTGTGCGGGGACAAGTCGAGCGGCAAGCACTACGGCCAATTCACCTGCGAGGGCTGCAAAAGTTTCTTCAAGAGGAGCGTCCGCAGGAACTTAACTTACACATGCCGTGCCAACAGGAACTGTCCCATCGACCAGCACCACCGCAACCAGTGCCAATACTGCCGCCTCAAGAAGTGCCTCAAAGTGGGCATGAGGCGGGAAG CGGTTCAGCGAGGAAGAATGCCTCCCACTCAACCCAATCCAGGCCAGTACGCACTCACCAACGGGGACCCCCTCAACGGCCACTGCTACCTGTCCGGCTACATCTCGCTGCTGCTGCGCGCGGAGCCCTACCCCACGTCGCGTTACGGCAGCCAGTGCATGCAGCCCAACAACATCATGGGCATCGAGAACATCTGCGAGCTGGCCGCGCGCCTGCTCTTCAGCGCCGTCGAGTGGGCCCGCAACATCCCCTTCTTCCCGGACCTGCAGATCACCGACCAGGTGTCCCTGCTCCGCCTGACCTGGAGCGAGCTGTTCGTCCTCAACGCAGCCCAGTGCTCCATGCCGCTGCACGTGGCGCCGCTGCTGGCCGCCGCCGGCCTGCACGCCTCGCCCATGTCCGCCGACCGCGTCGTGGCCTTCATGGACCACATCCGCATCTTCCAGGAGCAGGTGGAGAAGCTCAAGGCGCTGCACGTCGACTCGGCCGAGTACAGCTGCCTCAAAGCCATCGTGCTGTTCACGTCAG ATGCCTGTGGCCTGTCGGATGCGGCCCACATCGAAAGCCTCCAAGAGAAGTCGCAGTGCGCGCTGGAGGAATACGTGAGGAGCCAGTACCCTAACCAGCCCAGCCGCTTCGGCAaactgctgctgcggctgcccTCGCTGCGCACCGTGTCGTCCTCGGTCATCGAGCAACTCTTCTTCGTCCGTTTGGTAGGTAAAACCCCCATCGAAACTCTCATCCGCGACATGTTACTATCCGGGAGCAGCTTCAACTGGCCTTACATGTCCATCCAGTGCTCCTAG
- the NR2F1 gene encoding COUP transcription factor 1 isoform X4, giving the protein MAMVVSSWRDPQDDVAGGNPGGPNPAAQAARGGGGGAGDQQHIECVVCGDKSSGKHYGQFTCEGCKSFFKRSVRRNLTYTCRANRNCPIDQHHRNQCQYCRLKKCLKVGMRREAVQRGRMPPTQPNPGQYALTNGDPLNGHCYLSGYISLLLRAEPYPTSRYGSQCMQPNNIMGIENICELAARLLFSAVEWARNIPFFPDLQITDQVSLLRLTWSELFVLNAAQCSMPLHVAPLLAAAGLHASPMSADRVVAFMDHIRIFQEQVEKLKALHVDSAEYSCLKAIVLFTSDACGLSDAAHIESLQEKSQCALEEYVRSQYPNQPSRFGKLLLRLPSLRTVSSSVIEQLFFVRLVGKTPIETLIRDMLLSGSSFNWPYMSIQCS; this is encoded by the exons ATGGCAATGGTAGTTAGCAGCTGGCGAGATCCGCAGGACGACGTGGCCGGGGGCAACCCCGGCGGCCCCAACCCCGCAGCGCAGGcggcccgcggcggcggcggcggcgccggcga CCAGCAGCACATCGAGTGCGTGGTGTGCGGGGACAAGTCGAGCGGCAAGCACTACGGCCAATTCACCTGCGAGGGCTGCAAAAGTTTCTTCAAGAGGAGCGTCCGCAGGAACTTAACTTACACATGCCGTGCCAACAGGAACTGTCCCATCGACCAGCACCACCGCAACCAGTGCCAATACTGCCGCCTCAAGAAGTGCCTCAAAGTGGGCATGAGGCGGGAAG CGGTTCAGCGAGGAAGAATGCCTCCCACTCAACCCAATCCAGGCCAGTACGCACTCACCAACGGGGACCCCCTCAACGGCCACTGCTACCTGTCCGGCTACATCTCGCTGCTGCTGCGCGCGGAGCCCTACCCCACGTCGCGTTACGGCAGCCAGTGCATGCAGCCCAACAACATCATGGGCATCGAGAACATCTGCGAGCTGGCCGCGCGCCTGCTCTTCAGCGCCGTCGAGTGGGCCCGCAACATCCCCTTCTTCCCGGACCTGCAGATCACCGACCAGGTGTCCCTGCTCCGCCTGACCTGGAGCGAGCTGTTCGTCCTCAACGCAGCCCAGTGCTCCATGCCGCTGCACGTGGCGCCGCTGCTGGCCGCCGCCGGCCTGCACGCCTCGCCCATGTCCGCCGACCGCGTCGTGGCCTTCATGGACCACATCCGCATCTTCCAGGAGCAGGTGGAGAAGCTCAAGGCGCTGCACGTCGACTCGGCCGAGTACAGCTGCCTCAAAGCCATCGTGCTGTTCACGTCAG ATGCCTGTGGCCTGTCGGATGCGGCCCACATCGAAAGCCTCCAAGAGAAGTCGCAGTGCGCGCTGGAGGAATACGTGAGGAGCCAGTACCCTAACCAGCCCAGCCGCTTCGGCAaactgctgctgcggctgcccTCGCTGCGCACCGTGTCGTCCTCGGTCATCGAGCAACTCTTCTTCGTCCGTTTGGTAGGTAAAACCCCCATCGAAACTCTCATCCGCGACATGTTACTATCCGGGAGCAGCTTCAACTGGCCTTACATGTCCATCCAGTGCTCCTAG
- the NR2F1 gene encoding COUP transcription factor 1 isoform X6, translating to MFGYSVQRGRMPPTQPNPGQYALTNGDPLNGHCYLSGYISLLLRAEPYPTSRYGSQCMQPNNIMGIENICELAARLLFSAVEWARNIPFFPDLQITDQVSLLRLTWSELFVLNAAQCSMPLHVAPLLAAAGLHASPMSADRVVAFMDHIRIFQEQVEKLKALHVDSAEYSCLKAIVLFTSDACGLSDAAHIESLQEKSQCALEEYVRSQYPNQPSRFGKLLLRLPSLRTVSSSVIEQLFFVRLVGKTPIETLIRDMLLSGSSFNWPYMSIQCS from the exons ATGTTTGGCTACT CGGTTCAGCGAGGAAGAATGCCTCCCACTCAACCCAATCCAGGCCAGTACGCACTCACCAACGGGGACCCCCTCAACGGCCACTGCTACCTGTCCGGCTACATCTCGCTGCTGCTGCGCGCGGAGCCCTACCCCACGTCGCGTTACGGCAGCCAGTGCATGCAGCCCAACAACATCATGGGCATCGAGAACATCTGCGAGCTGGCCGCGCGCCTGCTCTTCAGCGCCGTCGAGTGGGCCCGCAACATCCCCTTCTTCCCGGACCTGCAGATCACCGACCAGGTGTCCCTGCTCCGCCTGACCTGGAGCGAGCTGTTCGTCCTCAACGCAGCCCAGTGCTCCATGCCGCTGCACGTGGCGCCGCTGCTGGCCGCCGCCGGCCTGCACGCCTCGCCCATGTCCGCCGACCGCGTCGTGGCCTTCATGGACCACATCCGCATCTTCCAGGAGCAGGTGGAGAAGCTCAAGGCGCTGCACGTCGACTCGGCCGAGTACAGCTGCCTCAAAGCCATCGTGCTGTTCACGTCAG ATGCCTGTGGCCTGTCGGATGCGGCCCACATCGAAAGCCTCCAAGAGAAGTCGCAGTGCGCGCTGGAGGAATACGTGAGGAGCCAGTACCCTAACCAGCCCAGCCGCTTCGGCAaactgctgctgcggctgcccTCGCTGCGCACCGTGTCGTCCTCGGTCATCGAGCAACTCTTCTTCGTCCGTTTGGTAGGTAAAACCCCCATCGAAACTCTCATCCGCGACATGTTACTATCCGGGAGCAGCTTCAACTGGCCTTACATGTCCATCCAGTGCTCCTAG